One part of the Ornithodoros turicata isolate Travis chromosome 2, ASM3712646v1, whole genome shotgun sequence genome encodes these proteins:
- the LOC135386183 gene encoding uncharacterized protein LOC135386183 — translation MAAVTPTSPNPKPQPMKIVQFAVRALQSLSPPAHPTDPPRPFPRKKIIGVVISIISLLLLGVAIYFTIGGSTVRKSVHYSLCDSQACSALENMLRKTISQQIDPCNNFYAYVCDGWNKGQSKSVYQNHVDNFLELLAEGLQENVPRYDQSPDQKAAAFFQACRRAADDERGDMLGLRQILHTSDVHWPVISEKPDVLRSLVRFYKSLRIRNLLNIDKNEGSLVISGGAMLASKYQRRATLIKNPGTYDYKTYYETFQNATKGIYMSEQKFLPYSEFVEVEDSILGNLTNYTKAAVKSLPKNLSDLANLTAEIPYERWLKLATRELGLSANAP, via the coding sequence GCCGTAACTCCAACGAGTCCAAATCCAAAACCGCAGCCAATGAAAATCGTCCAATTTGCTGTCAGGGCTCTGCAATCCTTATCACCACCTGCTCATCCAACAGATCCCCCTCGACCGTTTCCACGAAAGAAAATCATTGGAGTCGTCATTTCTATCATCTCCCTTCTATTGCTCGGAGTTGCCATCTATTTCACCATTGGTGGCAGTACCGTCCGGAAAAGTGTCCACTACTCACTCTGCGATTCACAAGCTTGCAGCGCACTCGAAAACATGCTCCGTAAGACCATCAGCCAACAAATCGACCCGTGCAACAACTTCTATGCCTATGTCTGCGATGGTTGGAACAAagggcagtccaagtctgtttACCAGAACCATGTGGATAACTTTTTGGAGTTGCTAGCTGAAGGCCTTCAGGAAAATGTTCCTCGCTACGACCAGAGTCCTGACCAGAAGGCGGCAGCCTTCTTCCAGGCGTGCAGGAGAGCTGCAGATGACGAACGTGGAGACATGTTGGGTTTAAGGCAAATACTTCACACAAGCGACGTGCATTGGCCCGTTATTTCTGAGAAACCGGACGTCCTCAGATCACTAGTTCGATTTTACAAGTCTCTCAGGATCAGGAACCTTCTGAACATCGACAAGAACGAAGGCAGCTTGGTCATATCCGGAGGCGCTATGTTAGCTAGTAAATACCAGCGTAGAGCAACATTAATTAAAAACCCGGGAACGTATGACTACAAGACTTACTACGAGACATTTCAAAATGCGACCAAAGGTATCTACatgtcagaacaaaaattcctTCCATATTCTGAATTCGTGGAAGTTGAAGATTCGATACTTGGCAATCTAACAAATTACACCAAGGCAGCCGTCAAAAGCCTTCCGAAGAACCTGAGCGACCTGGCAAACTTAACGGCCGAGATTCCTTACGAGCGCTGGTTAAAACTTGCGACACGAGAACTTGGCCTTTCCGCAAATGCCCCGTGA
- the LOC135386182 gene encoding endothelin-converting enzyme 2-like isoform X1: MRLRSSLFVARIGYFSLYTIVCSFEFIAVVSFFSSRFSSQQASPSTSRTVSQLKLPRKPTRLTKFAINALYVLTPPASSSSERSPAQKFKLIMIFFIPVLLLLGVVTYFVIKHFSGRKHYLLCDSQACSAFEVMLSRTINHHLDPCDNFYVFVCDGWNRAQLKSVYRSHLNHFLALLNENLQGNVPRYGQNSHEKAAAFFQACRMAAQKNRGDTHGFRNILSESNVDWPSISEKADVLLSLARFFRILRITNLLNIENSGNALVIHGGAAEASNYKKRAAVIQNSGRYQWYYETFQNATKGARTRAEFMLPYSEFFQVEVAILDNLTNYTKNTSTNPPKNLHELANLTNEISYERWLRIVTEELVLPADAPVFISEDDSDYLRAFSGLLNKMEEKYIHYEVGWIMVQQCAPFINSKVLGAYVGDFDPSDIGKRADLQNLNLCLQLTETYMGWSIYAKFSEIYAPSASIKEVREIIDDIGKVAFIRTRAAEDRMGTRYVNSSLRQQLHLMTKYQDRFEDSDFLNAIFFNISDMGPFIFQNWRRVIHDFLTRGNLTLWRLVSTRFIFGLLATSEAYSLYNEAEHTYLLPPYAMMLPLYDINVMSAVKYAALGSVIASAAIAMTGSSNRSRGSVRNQSLDEHTNKQVRDAAAALEIAGGHIGRQRNMLRMFDFVICHTCRPTQCFLSLRVIFYVASLLTLTQHCDATSP; this comes from the coding sequence ATGCGTTTGCGGTCCTCTCTGTTTGTAGCTCGCATCGGCTATTTCTCGTTATATACAATTGTTTGTTCGTTTGAATTTATAGCTGTAGTTTCGTTTTTCAGCTCACGTTTTTCTTCACAACAGGCCTCGCCGTCAACCAGTCGTACAGTGTCTCAACTGAAACTACCTCGCAAACCCACGCGTCTCACGAAATTCGCAATCAACGCCCTGTACGTGCTGACACCACCTGCATCGTCAAGCTCCGAACGCTCCCCGGCACAGAAGTTCAAACTCATAATGATCTTTTTCATCCCGGTACTTCTGTTGCTGGGTGTTGTAACCTATTTTGTCATCAAGCACTTCAGCGGCCGGAAACATTACCTGCTCTGCGATTCGCAAGCTTGTAGTGCGTTCGAAGTAATGCTCAGTAGGACCATCAACCACCATCTCGACCCGTGCGACAACTTCTACGTCTTCGTGTGTGATGGCTGGAACAGGGCTCAGTTGAAGTCTGTCTACCGTAGCCACCTGAACCACTTTCTTGCGCTGCTGAACGAAAATCTCCAGGGAAATGTTCCTCGATATGGGCAGAATTCACATGAAAAGGCGGCAGCATTCTTTCAAGCGTGCAGAATGGCTGCACAGAAGAATCGTGGAGATACCCACGGCTTCAGAAATATTCTCTCTGAAAGCAACGTAGACTGGCCCAGCATCTCTGAGAAGGCGGACGTGCTCTTGTCATTGGCCAGGTTTTTCAGGATCCTTAGGATAACGAACCTTTTGAATATTGAAAACAGTGGAAATGCATTGGTCATTCATGgcggtgcagcagaagcttcCAACTACAAGAAGAGGGCCGCCGTAATTCAAAACTCGGGAAGGTACCAATGGTACTACGAGACGTTTCAAAATGCGACAAAAGGTGCACGTACGAGGGCAGAATTCATGCTTCCATACTCCGAATTTTTCCAAGTCGAAGTTGCAATACTCGACAATCTCACAAACTACACGAAGAACACTAGCACGAACCCACCGAAGAACTTACATGAGCTGGCGAACCTGACGAATGAAATTTCTTACGAGCGTTGGCTAAGAATCGTGACAGAGGAGCTTGTCCTCCCTGCAGATGCCCCAGTATTTATCAGCGAGGATGACTCTGATTACCTACGAGCGTTTAGCGGACTTTTGAACAAAATGGAAGAGAAGTATATTCACTACGAAGTAGGCTGGATTATGGTTCAACAGTGTGCTCCTTTCATCAATAGCAAAGTTCTGGGCGCCTATGTGGGCGACTTTGACCCATCCGACATAGGGAAACGTGCAGATCTACAAAACCTTAACCTCTGTCTTCAACTCACAGAAACCTACATGGGGTGGTCGATCTACGCGAAGTTTTCTGAGATATACGCTCCAAGCGCCTCCATAAAAGAAGTACGTGAGATAATCGATGACATTGGCAAAGTCGCTTTTATTAGGACCAGGGCTGCAGAAGACAGGATGGGTACACGTTATGTCAACTcttcattgcgacaacagctACACTTAATGACCAAATACCAAGACCGCTTTGAGGATTCCGATTTTCTGAACGCCATATTCTTCAACATCAGTGACATGGGTCCTTTCATCTTCCAGAACTGGCGCAGAGTCATTCACGATTTCCTCACGCGCGGAAACCTGACCCTTTGGAGGTTGGTCAGCACACGTTTCATATTTGGATTACTCGCCACGAGTGAGGCCTACAGTCTTTACAATGAAGCTGAACACACGTACTTGTTACCGCCCTACGCGATGATGCTTCCACTGTACGACATTAACGTCATGAGTGCAGTCAAGTACGCTGCCTTAGGATCAGTCATCGCCTCGGCGGCAATCGCTATGACCGGGTCTTCCAACAGGAGCAGAGGCTCAGTCAGAAATCAATCTCTTGACGAGCACACGAACAAACAAGTGCGTGATGCGGCAGCTGCGCTAGAGATAGCGGGGGGGCATATAGGAAGGCAACGGAATATGCTGAGGATGTTCGATTTCGTCATCTGCCACACTTGTCGTCCGACGCAATGTTTTTTGTCGCTACGTGTTATATTCTATGTGGCCAGCCTTCTGACACTTACCCAGCATTGCGATGCAACGAGCCCTTGA
- the LOC135384132 gene encoding endothelin-converting enzyme 2-like: MAASPSTSRTVSQLKLRRKPTRLTKFAINALYVLTPPASSSSKRSPVQKFKRIMIFFIPVLLLLGVVTYFVIKHFSGRKHYLLCDSQACSAFEVMLSRTINHHLDPCDNFYVFVCDGWNRAQLKSVYRSHLDHFLALLNDNLQGNVPRYGQNSHEKAAAFFQACRMAAQKNRGDTHGFRNILSESNVDWPSISEKADVLLSLARFFRILRITNLLNIENSGNALVIHGGAAEASNYKKRAAVIQNSGRYQWYYETFQNATKGARTREEFMLPYSEFFQVEVAILDNLTNYTKNTSTNPPKNLHELANLTNEISYERWLRLVTEELVLPADAPVFISEDDSDYLRAFSGLLNKMEEKYIHYEVGWIMVQQCAPFINSKVLGAYVGDFDPSDIGKHADLQNLNLCLQLTETYMGWSIYEKFSEIYAPSASIKEVRKIIDDIGKVAFIRTGATEDSMGTRYVNSPLRQQLHLMTKYQDRFEGPDFLNAIFFNISDMGPFIFQNWRRVIHDFLTRGNLTLWKLVSTRFIFGLLATSEAYNLYNVAENTYLVPPYAMMLPLYDINVMSAVKYAALGSVIASAAIAMTGSSNRSRGSVRNQSLDEHTKKRSAWCGSCARDSLGSIYEGNGIC, from the exons ATGGCT GCCTCGCCGTCAACCAGTCGTACAGTGTCTCAACTGAAACTACGTCGGAAACCCACGCGTCTCACGAAATTCGCAATCAACGCCCTGTACGTGCTGACACCACCTGCATCGTCAAGCTCCAAACGCTCCCCGGTACAGAAGTTCAAACGCATAATGATCTTTTTCATCCCGGTACTTCTGTTGCTGGGTGTTGTAACCTATTTTGTCATCAAGCATTTCAGCGGCCGGAAACATTACCTGCTCTGCGATTCGCAAGCTTGTAGTGCGTTCGAAGTAATGCTCAGTAGGACCATCAACCACCATCTCGACCCGTGCGACAACTTCTACGTCTTCGTCTGTGATGGCTGGAACAGGGCTCAGTTGAAGTCTGTCTACCGTAGCCACCTGGACCACTTTCTTGCGCTGCTGAACGACAATCTCCAGGGAAATGTTCCTCGATATGGGCAGAATTCACATGAAAAGGCGGCAGCATTCTTTCAAGCGTGCAGAATGGCTGCACAGAAGAATCGTGGAGATACGCACGGCTTCAGAAATATTCTCTCTGAAAGCAACGTAGACTGGCCCAGCATCTCTGAGAAGGCGGACGTGCTCTTGTCATTGGCCAGGTTTTTCAGGATCCTTAGGATAACGAACCTTTTGAATATTGAAAACAGTGGAAATGCATTGGTCATTCATGGCGGTGCCGCAGAAGCTTCCAACTACAAGAAGAGGGCCGCCGTAATTCAAAACTCGGGAAGGTACCAATGGTACTACGAGACGTTTCAAAATGCCACAAAAGGAGCACGTACGAGGGAAGAATTCATGCTTCCATACTCCGAATTTTTCCAAGTCGAAGTTGCAATACTCGACAATCTCACAAACTACACGAAGAACACTAGCACGAACCCACCGAAGAACTTACATGAGCTGGCGAACCTGACGAATGAAATTTCTTACGAGCGTTGGTTAAGACTCGTGACAGAGGAGCTTGTCCTCCCTGCAGATGCCCCAGTATTTATCAGCGAGGATGACTCTGATTACCTACGAGCGTTTAGCGGACTTTTGAACAAAATGGAAGAGAAGTATATTCACTACGAAGTAGGCTGGATTATGGTTCAACAGTGTGCTCCTTTCATCAATAGCAAAGTTCTGGGCGCCTATGTGGGCGACTTTGACCCATCCGACATAGGGAAACATGCAGATCTACAAAACCTTAACCTCTGTCTTCAACTCACAGAAACCTACATGGGGTGGTCAATCTACGAGAAGTTTTCTGAGATATACGCTCCAAGCGCTTCCATAAAAGAAGTACGTAAGATAATCGATGACATTGGCAAAGTCGCTTTTATTAGGACCGGGGCTACAGAAGACAGCATGGGTACACGTTATGTCAACTCTCCATTGCGACAACAGTTGCACTTAATGACCAAATACCAAGACCGCTTTGAGGGTCCCGATTTTCTGAACGCCATATTCTTCAACATCAGTGACATGGGTCCTTTCATCTTCCAGAACTGGCGCAGAGTTATTCACGATTTCCTCACGCGCGGAAACCTGACCCTTTGGAAGTTGGTCAGCACACGTTTCATATTTGGATTACTCGCCACGAGTGAGGCCTACAATCTCTACAACGTAGCTGAAAACACGTACTTGGTACCGCCCTATGCGATGATGCTTCCACTGTACGACATTAACGTCATGAGTGCAGTCAAGTACGCTGCATTAGGATCAGTCATCGCCTCGGCGGCAATCGCTATGACCGGGTCTTCCAACAGGAGCAGAGGCTCAGTCAGAAATCAATCTCTTGACGAGCACACGAAAAAACGAAGTGCGTGGTGCGGCAGCTGCGCTAGAGATAGCCTGGGAAGCATATACGAAGGCAACGGAATATGCTGA
- the LOC135386182 gene encoding endothelin-converting enzyme 2-like isoform X2 — MAASPSTSRTVSQLKLPRKPTRLTKFAINALYVLTPPASSSSERSPAQKFKLIMIFFIPVLLLLGVVTYFVIKHFSGRKHYLLCDSQACSAFEVMLSRTINHHLDPCDNFYVFVCDGWNRAQLKSVYRSHLNHFLALLNENLQGNVPRYGQNSHEKAAAFFQACRMAAQKNRGDTHGFRNILSESNVDWPSISEKADVLLSLARFFRILRITNLLNIENSGNALVIHGGAAEASNYKKRAAVIQNSGRYQWYYETFQNATKGARTRAEFMLPYSEFFQVEVAILDNLTNYTKNTSTNPPKNLHELANLTNEISYERWLRIVTEELVLPADAPVFISEDDSDYLRAFSGLLNKMEEKYIHYEVGWIMVQQCAPFINSKVLGAYVGDFDPSDIGKRADLQNLNLCLQLTETYMGWSIYAKFSEIYAPSASIKEVREIIDDIGKVAFIRTRAAEDRMGTRYVNSSLRQQLHLMTKYQDRFEDSDFLNAIFFNISDMGPFIFQNWRRVIHDFLTRGNLTLWRLVSTRFIFGLLATSEAYSLYNEAEHTYLLPPYAMMLPLYDINVMSAVKYAALGSVIASAAIAMTGSSNRSRGSVRNQSLDEHTNKQVRDAAAALEIAGGHIGRQRNMLRMFDFVICHTCRPTQCFLSLRVIFYVASLLTLTQHCDATSP, encoded by the exons ATGGCT GCCTCGCCGTCAACCAGTCGTACAGTGTCTCAACTGAAACTACCTCGCAAACCCACGCGTCTCACGAAATTCGCAATCAACGCCCTGTACGTGCTGACACCACCTGCATCGTCAAGCTCCGAACGCTCCCCGGCACAGAAGTTCAAACTCATAATGATCTTTTTCATCCCGGTACTTCTGTTGCTGGGTGTTGTAACCTATTTTGTCATCAAGCACTTCAGCGGCCGGAAACATTACCTGCTCTGCGATTCGCAAGCTTGTAGTGCGTTCGAAGTAATGCTCAGTAGGACCATCAACCACCATCTCGACCCGTGCGACAACTTCTACGTCTTCGTGTGTGATGGCTGGAACAGGGCTCAGTTGAAGTCTGTCTACCGTAGCCACCTGAACCACTTTCTTGCGCTGCTGAACGAAAATCTCCAGGGAAATGTTCCTCGATATGGGCAGAATTCACATGAAAAGGCGGCAGCATTCTTTCAAGCGTGCAGAATGGCTGCACAGAAGAATCGTGGAGATACCCACGGCTTCAGAAATATTCTCTCTGAAAGCAACGTAGACTGGCCCAGCATCTCTGAGAAGGCGGACGTGCTCTTGTCATTGGCCAGGTTTTTCAGGATCCTTAGGATAACGAACCTTTTGAATATTGAAAACAGTGGAAATGCATTGGTCATTCATGgcggtgcagcagaagcttcCAACTACAAGAAGAGGGCCGCCGTAATTCAAAACTCGGGAAGGTACCAATGGTACTACGAGACGTTTCAAAATGCGACAAAAGGTGCACGTACGAGGGCAGAATTCATGCTTCCATACTCCGAATTTTTCCAAGTCGAAGTTGCAATACTCGACAATCTCACAAACTACACGAAGAACACTAGCACGAACCCACCGAAGAACTTACATGAGCTGGCGAACCTGACGAATGAAATTTCTTACGAGCGTTGGCTAAGAATCGTGACAGAGGAGCTTGTCCTCCCTGCAGATGCCCCAGTATTTATCAGCGAGGATGACTCTGATTACCTACGAGCGTTTAGCGGACTTTTGAACAAAATGGAAGAGAAGTATATTCACTACGAAGTAGGCTGGATTATGGTTCAACAGTGTGCTCCTTTCATCAATAGCAAAGTTCTGGGCGCCTATGTGGGCGACTTTGACCCATCCGACATAGGGAAACGTGCAGATCTACAAAACCTTAACCTCTGTCTTCAACTCACAGAAACCTACATGGGGTGGTCGATCTACGCGAAGTTTTCTGAGATATACGCTCCAAGCGCCTCCATAAAAGAAGTACGTGAGATAATCGATGACATTGGCAAAGTCGCTTTTATTAGGACCAGGGCTGCAGAAGACAGGATGGGTACACGTTATGTCAACTcttcattgcgacaacagctACACTTAATGACCAAATACCAAGACCGCTTTGAGGATTCCGATTTTCTGAACGCCATATTCTTCAACATCAGTGACATGGGTCCTTTCATCTTCCAGAACTGGCGCAGAGTCATTCACGATTTCCTCACGCGCGGAAACCTGACCCTTTGGAGGTTGGTCAGCACACGTTTCATATTTGGATTACTCGCCACGAGTGAGGCCTACAGTCTTTACAATGAAGCTGAACACACGTACTTGTTACCGCCCTACGCGATGATGCTTCCACTGTACGACATTAACGTCATGAGTGCAGTCAAGTACGCTGCCTTAGGATCAGTCATCGCCTCGGCGGCAATCGCTATGACCGGGTCTTCCAACAGGAGCAGAGGCTCAGTCAGAAATCAATCTCTTGACGAGCACACGAACAAACAAGTGCGTGATGCGGCAGCTGCGCTAGAGATAGCGGGGGGGCATATAGGAAGGCAACGGAATATGCTGAGGATGTTCGATTTCGTCATCTGCCACACTTGTCGTCCGACGCAATGTTTTTTGTCGCTACGTGTTATATTCTATGTGGCCAGCCTTCTGACACTTACCCAGCATTGCGATGCAACGAGCCCTTGA